Proteins from one Sabethes cyaneus chromosome 2, idSabCyanKW18_F2, whole genome shotgun sequence genomic window:
- the LOC128737952 gene encoding cytochrome b5-like codes for MSTTREFTRQEVALRNGKDGNPTWIIIRDMVYDVTEYLDEHPGGGELITEFAGKDGTRDFDDFGHSGGAMDLLKKFKIGELNLCERAKFQKKGSEWTPDGACVLPQKKRSKRRMFIFCG; via the exons ATGTCGACTACACGGGAGTTCACTCGCCAAGAAGTAGCCCTCCGAAATGGCAAAGATGGCAATCCGACGTGGATTATCATCCGGGACATGGTGTACGATGTAACGGAGTATTTGGATGAG CATCCCGGTGGAGGAGAATTAATAACTGAGTtcgctggaaaagatggcactCGCGATTTCGATGATTTCGGGCACTCTGGTGGGGCAATGGATCTGCTGAAGAAATTTAAGATCGGTGAACTGAACCTG TGTGAACGAGCCAAATTTCAAAAGAAGGGATCCGAATGGACTCCGGATGGCGCATGTGTTTTGCCGCAGAAGAAACGAAGCAAGCGGCGAATGTTCATCTTTTGCGGCTGA